A window from Candidatus Bathyarchaeota archaeon encodes these proteins:
- a CDS encoding phage tail tube protein, which translates to MPQTYGSHESRLFYIEEATFGQTPQNPAMLSVPAQSIEPQINPNNIKLRGVGSIDLQVIKRGLRAATLKINFPLPSDSPINFLQYTKAELDKSLSIQTIYHKGSWSTATDIISLLYTGCKFNSATVECSVEDVVKATVDILAQDMVVSTAKISGATYADYAGAVPFYESYIKKDAAALDRVTDWKFTIANNLKAIPVIRSSNGHLLKYLPSRQRDLTGEVVFEFESKEEYDNIINDTEFDLEFGLGGSCKAVFGDCKWETASTPTQIEELVSLKAQFVAKTLTLT; encoded by the coding sequence TTGCCACAAACCTATGGTTCTCATGAAAGCCGCCTCTTCTACATTGAAGAAGCCACTTTCGGTCAAACCCCCCAAAACCCAGCGATGCTTAGCGTTCCCGCACAGAGCATTGAACCTCAAATCAACCCCAACAACATCAAACTCCGAGGCGTCGGCTCCATCGATCTGCAAGTCATAAAACGGGGCCTACGCGCAGCCACCCTAAAAATCAACTTTCCATTGCCCAGCGATTCCCCCATCAACTTCCTTCAATACACCAAAGCTGAACTCGACAAATCCCTGAGCATCCAAACCATCTACCACAAAGGCTCCTGGTCAACCGCAACCGACATCATCTCGCTGCTCTACACGGGCTGCAAATTCAACAGCGCCACCGTGGAATGCAGCGTAGAAGACGTTGTGAAGGCAACTGTTGATATTTTGGCTCAGGACATGGTGGTTTCTACAGCTAAAATTTCGGGTGCAACCTACGCCGACTACGCTGGTGCCGTGCCCTTTTATGAGAGCTACATCAAAAAAGACGCCGCGGCACTTGACCGCGTAACCGACTGGAAATTCACCATCGCAAACAACCTCAAAGCCATCCCCGTCATCCGCAGCAGCAACGGTCACCTCCTAAAGTACCTCCCCAGCAGGCAACGTGACCTAACCGGCGAAGTCGTGTTTGAGTTTGAAAGCAAAGAAGAATACGACAACATCATAAACGACACCGAATTTGACCTGGAATTTGGCTTAGGGGGCTCCTGCAAAGCCGTGTTTGGCGACTGCAAATGGGAAACCGCTTCTACGCCTACACAAATCGAGGAACTCGTCAGCCTAAAAGCCCAATTCGTAGCCAAAACCCTAACCCTCACATAG
- a CDS encoding GNAT family N-acetyltransferase — protein MQQAFTLRKFVPDDLQNVMQINRVCLPENYTDFFFVDLHQRFPETFVVAEENGHIIGYIMCRIEVGLSNYGFGGLVRKGHVVSIAVMPQSRRKGVAQAIINKALQGMEYYKAKQGFLEVRVTNEAAISLYKKLGFEITRTINGYYSDGEDAYVMTKKLA, from the coding sequence ATGCAGCAAGCTTTCACACTCCGCAAATTTGTTCCCGACGACTTACAAAATGTCATGCAGATTAACCGTGTATGTCTCCCCGAAAACTACACTGACTTCTTCTTCGTGGATCTCCATCAGAGATTCCCTGAAACATTCGTTGTTGCCGAAGAAAACGGACACATAATCGGCTACATAATGTGCCGTATTGAAGTTGGATTATCAAACTATGGCTTTGGCGGTTTAGTCCGCAAGGGACATGTGGTTTCCATCGCGGTTATGCCTCAGAGTAGACGCAAAGGCGTCGCCCAAGCAATAATCAACAAGGCGCTCCAAGGTATGGAGTATTATAAGGCTAAACAGGGCTTCTTGGAAGTCCGCGTAACCAATGAAGCGGCGATTTCGCTCTACAAGAAACTTGGTTTCGAAATTACCCGAACCATCAACGGGTACTATAGTGACGGCGAAGACGCCTACGTCATGACCAAAAAATTAGCCTAA
- a CDS encoding DUF2213 domain-containing protein, whose product MPWEETSKTIQSGHKNPQNFQPQTLKTINLNEAEGIQAVVGKPLDKDTQEIQSYLFSKDKGWTLQAAQEWFEKHFTGAKEHVCAVLPFVIAEKVLDKPLRIQGIALAAGMSRNFNIYTPEELEAFASKLLEAPVYLEHVTAQDAVGKVTKTQWDGKSLLYTAEIYDEETASKIRNGLIKHVSVGADYETIDLVNGKVPHGLYNAEMSLVAVPGVPQTNIEIIEKLHLKEQETLPIIVGEYTLGFYQDIALFMPEHYSTVWLNRENGILAIMGKPRSQPELQRTQAIYFSQEKRWDQNKIRDWLQLHPSYLTPLSGAQAATLAEGFFKKPAEPTIPVSQAIRLLEAVLPSHLVQRSWSLGPQRMCQELSRVLFKLKAMQDSHKVDRK is encoded by the coding sequence ATGCCATGGGAAGAAACATCAAAAACGATACAAAGCGGGCATAAAAACCCCCAAAACTTCCAGCCCCAAACCCTAAAAACAATCAACTTAAACGAGGCCGAAGGAATCCAAGCCGTCGTCGGCAAACCACTAGACAAGGATACCCAAGAAATCCAAAGCTACCTATTTAGCAAAGACAAGGGTTGGACGCTGCAAGCTGCGCAGGAATGGTTTGAGAAGCATTTCACAGGCGCCAAAGAGCATGTTTGCGCGGTTCTGCCCTTTGTGATTGCCGAAAAAGTTCTCGATAAGCCCCTTCGTATCCAAGGCATCGCCCTAGCAGCGGGGATGAGTCGCAACTTCAACATCTACACCCCCGAGGAGCTAGAGGCATTTGCCAGCAAACTACTCGAAGCACCTGTATACCTTGAACACGTCACTGCCCAAGACGCCGTGGGCAAAGTAACAAAGACCCAATGGGACGGCAAAAGCCTTCTCTACACCGCGGAAATATACGATGAAGAAACCGCATCGAAAATCCGCAACGGCTTAATCAAGCACGTGAGTGTCGGCGCAGACTATGAAACCATCGATTTAGTCAACGGCAAAGTGCCACATGGCCTCTACAACGCAGAGATGAGCCTCGTCGCCGTCCCCGGCGTCCCCCAAACTAACATTGAAATCATCGAAAAACTCCACCTAAAAGAACAAGAAACCCTGCCCATTATAGTCGGCGAATACACGCTGGGTTTCTATCAAGATATCGCCCTGTTTATGCCCGAACACTATAGCACGGTATGGCTGAACCGAGAAAACGGAATATTGGCGATAATGGGTAAACCCCGCAGCCAACCCGAACTTCAACGTACCCAAGCCATCTATTTCTCGCAAGAAAAAAGGTGGGATCAAAACAAAATCCGCGACTGGCTCCAACTACACCCCAGCTACCTGACCCCCCTCTCAGGTGCCCAGGCTGCAACACTCGCGGAGGGCTTCTTCAAAAAACCCGCCGAACCCACCATACCCGTAAGCCAAGCCATACGCCTCCTTGAGGCAGTGTTACCCAGCCATCTGGTTCAGCGGAGTTGGAGTTTAGGTCCCCAACGCATGTGCCAAGAGCTCTCCCGTGTACTCTTCAAGCTCAAAGCAATGCAGGATAGTCACAAAGTTGACCGTAAGTAA
- a CDS encoding DUF2190 family protein, with protein MTDFTSKSWMSIGETDDPHAAIESIEAEAAITKGDPVYYSSDHKVSSAAAAQTCIGIALKSVSTGEQCPVLTHGRVKVKAGGVITRGKAVYAADASKRVLELTEQAVNEAGTASYTIYYNRRLGTAQETTAAADDLLFIKVER; from the coding sequence ATGACTGATTTTACCTCTAAAAGCTGGATGAGTATAGGCGAAACCGACGACCCCCACGCAGCCATAGAATCAATCGAAGCTGAAGCAGCCATAACCAAAGGTGACCCAGTCTATTACAGCAGCGACCACAAAGTCTCCTCTGCAGCCGCCGCTCAAACCTGCATCGGCATCGCGCTAAAAAGCGTCTCCACAGGCGAGCAATGCCCCGTTTTGACCCATGGCAGAGTCAAAGTCAAAGCTGGCGGCGTCATAACCCGCGGCAAAGCCGTTTACGCAGCAGACGCCTCCAAACGCGTCCTTGAATTGACTGAACAAGCCGTAAACGAGGCAGGCACCGCAAGCTACACCATCTACTATAACCGTCGCCTTGGAACCGCCCAAGAAACCACCGCCGCAGCAGACGACTTACTCTTCATAAAAGTTGAACGGTGA
- a CDS encoding phage major capsid protein, with protein sequence MKPHLFESLQQNAEFKEHLETQRHKTNVHPFLKRYCEVGIKEGLFSDSISALGRLHDTLVQAAYPELIGRDIITVMPTTVPMERFPIDQKAVAYRYAEGAATRLSGTKNSTVDVYTNILAESSEEWTREFLEDASWNVMNSMVEKVGRALGEDETNRIIALYGSVADADLAGGAPINQGNAAMNWAGLLKMHNALRAANWKPTVLAVNEIQLHQLLSDDKFIHAQYLPSAQTNLDDGTVTSVLGMRVQASTLVPNGTAYALDTRVASVMLLRRDITVDDWEDIKNGKYGVRATTRFGLGVLRSNAIAKLTNIATTLT encoded by the coding sequence ATGAAACCCCACTTGTTTGAATCTCTCCAGCAAAACGCTGAATTCAAAGAACACCTCGAAACCCAACGTCACAAAACCAATGTCCACCCCTTCCTTAAACGCTACTGCGAAGTAGGCATAAAAGAAGGCTTATTCAGTGACTCCATCTCTGCTTTGGGTCGTTTGCATGACACGCTTGTGCAAGCTGCCTACCCCGAATTAATCGGCAGAGACATAATCACAGTAATGCCCACCACAGTCCCTATGGAACGGTTCCCAATTGACCAAAAAGCAGTAGCCTATCGATATGCCGAAGGAGCCGCCACCCGTCTGAGCGGAACAAAAAACAGCACTGTTGATGTCTACACCAACATCTTGGCTGAATCTTCAGAGGAATGGACCCGAGAGTTTTTGGAGGATGCAAGCTGGAACGTCATGAACAGCATGGTCGAAAAAGTAGGCCGCGCACTAGGAGAAGACGAAACCAACCGCATCATCGCCCTCTACGGTTCAGTTGCAGACGCAGACTTAGCGGGCGGAGCCCCCATAAACCAAGGCAACGCCGCCATGAACTGGGCTGGGCTTCTAAAAATGCACAATGCTCTACGCGCTGCAAACTGGAAACCCACTGTACTCGCCGTCAACGAAATTCAACTTCACCAACTCTTGAGTGATGACAAATTCATTCACGCCCAATATTTGCCCTCCGCGCAGACCAACCTCGACGACGGAACCGTTACCAGCGTGCTTGGCATGCGCGTCCAAGCCAGCACACTTGTCCCCAACGGCACCGCATATGCCCTTGACACCCGAGTCGCCTCTGTCATGCTGCTACGCCGAGACATAACCGTGGACGACTGGGAAGACATCAAAAACGGCAAATATGGCGTCCGCGCCACCACCCGCTTCGGATTAGGCGTGCTGCGCAGCAACGCCATCGCCAAACTCACCAACATAGCCACCACCCTCACATAG